A section of the Oryza sativa Japonica Group chromosome 1, ASM3414082v1 genome encodes:
- the LOC4326109 gene encoding rust resistance kinase Lr10 isoform X1, which produces MKHVSSTEINSCKVGKLYHHIKKTEVVDLSKSNGNLLACCSQVVFSNSQLKHYGNTAGRALLQVEGQMYGPEEAAQTAQCPPFSWGHLKNVSPPFRRHGDPPDCGYKSHELVCSDTKATIRINNATYYVTRIIHWSLFVVVDTDLLNSHNSSCPLPRRQHQPPHERISMAPTSDGVQVIELAPFTNRWAAFVNCSKEITRNVRYKPVACLSTSHSFVYVLTGSESETVYVESLEPSCGYLGMTPLDDRGASINASLSYADVLKYMRKGFAIGISSSSGTYHFDFRACLAESVSIFRQTMVPSSDIYIKNRLLAILLAYGPFWQCIMAPVKLPRVAYEFAIYGTGPAMSILTWIAVLCRFLLAPLVVLTFLSHKYWKARITIDAVEKFLRMQEMLSPMRYGYTDIIAITSHFRDRLGQGSYGTVYKGVLLPGNIHVAVKMLNGNSNCNGEEFISEVSTIGRIHHVNVVRLVGFCSEEMRRALVYEYMPRGSLDKYIFSSDKSFSRDKLNEIALGIARGINYLHQGCDLQILHFDIKPHNILLDKNFVPKVADFGLARLYPRDKSFVPVSAARGTVGYIAPEMISRSFGVISSKSDVYSFGMLLLEMAGGRRNADPNAENSSQAYYPSRVYRQLTRQETGEITAAADMHELEKKLCIVGLWCIQMRSCDRPMMSEVIEMLEGGVDCLQIPPRPFFCDDDYIPAMESLYLSSELELAAISEEKDEESITELN; this is translated from the exons ATGAAACATGTATCTTCTACAGAAATAAACTCTTGTAAAGTTGGCAAGCTATATCATCATATAAAGAAGACTGAGGTTGTGGACTTGTCTAAGTCCAATGGGAACTTGCTGGCTTGCTGCAGTCAAGTCGTCTTCAGCAATAGTCAATTGAAACACTACGGAAATACTGCCGGCCGGG CTCTCCTTCAAGTTGAAGGGCAGATGTACGGGCCCGAGGAGGCAGCGCAGACAGCGCAGTGTCCTCCCTTCTCCTGGGGCCATCTCAAGAACGTTTCCCCTCCGTTCCGCCGGCACGGCGATCCACCTGATTGCGGCTATAAATCTCACGAGCTGGTTTGCAGCGACACCAAGGCCACAATTCGCATCAACAATGCAACATACTACGTGACTCGCATTATCCATTGGAGCCTTTTCGTCGTCGTTGACACAGACTTGCTGAATTCACATAACAGCAGCTGCCCTCTTCCGCGGCGGCAGCATCAACCTCCACACGAGCGCATATCCATGGCCCCTACCAGTGACGGAGTCCAAGTAATTGAACTGGCCCCTTTTACAAATAGGTGGGCTGCATTTGTGAATTGTTCCAAGGAGATAACGAGGAATGTCAGGTACAAACCCGTCGCTTGCCTGAGCACCAGCCATTCCTTCGTCTACGTGCTGACTGGCTCGGAGTCAGAAACTGTTTATGTTGAGAGCCTAGAGCCTTCTTGTGGGTACCTGGGCATGACACCTCTGGATGACAGGGGAGCGTCTATCAATGCAAGCTTAAGCTATGCTGATGTCCTGAAATACATGAGGAAAGGGTTTGCCATtggaatttcttcttcatcaggGACATATCACTTTGATTTTAGAGCATGCCTGGCAGAGTCCGTTAG CATATTTCGTCAAACAATGGTGCCATCGTCTGATATATACATCAAAAATCGACTTCTAGCAATCCTTTTAGCGTATGGGCCTTTCTGGCAGTGCATAATGGCTCCAGTTAAATTGCCTCGTGTTGCATACGAGTTTGCAATTTACGGAACAGGACCAGCCATGTCCATTCTGACTTGGATTGCAG TACTATGCAGGTTCCTGTTGGCGCCGCTTGTTGTATTAACCTTCCTTTCCCACAAATACTGGAAAGCAAGGATCACAATCGATGCAGTTGAGAAGTTCCTCCGAATGCAAGAGATGCTCAGCCCAATGAGGTATGGCTACACAGACATCATTGCAATCACAAGCCATTTCAGAGACAGGCTAGGCCAAGGAAGCTATGGGACTGTGTATAAAGGCGTATTGCTCCCGGGCAATATCCATGTTGCCGTCAAGATGCTAAATGGCAACTCCAACTGCAACGGAGAAGAGTTCATCAGTGAGGTCTCTACCATTGGCCGGATCCACCATGTCAATGTGGTGCGCCTGGTAGGGTTCTGCTCTGAAGAAATGAGAAGAGCGCTTGTCTACGAGTACATGCCTCGGGGTTCTCTTGACAAGTACATCTTCTCATCCGACAAGAGTTTCTCCAGGGATAAGCTAAATGAAATCGCGTTGGGCATAGCCAGAGGAATCAACTACCTGCATCAGGGGTGTGATCTGCAGATTCTACACTTTGACATCAAGCCACACAACATCCTTCTAGACAAGAACTTTGTTCCAAAAGTTGCAGATTTTGGTCTCGCAAGGCTATACCCAAGGGACAAGAGCTTTGTGCCGGTGAGCGCTGCACGAGGAACAGTAGGTTACATTGCCCCTGAGATGATCTCTCGGAGCTTTGGTGTTATATCAAGCAAGTCCGACGTTTACAGCTTCGGGATGCTACTATTGGAGATGGCCGGAGGAAGAAGGAATGCTGATCCGAATGCAGAGAATTCAAGCCAGGCATACTATCCATCACGAGTGTACCGTCAGCTGACCCGACAAGAAACAGGTGAGatcaccgctgccgccgacaTGCATGAGTTGGAGAAGAAGCTCTGCATCGTTGGATTGTGGTGCATCCAGATGAGGTCTTGTGACCGACCGATGATGAGCGAGGTGATAGAGATGCTTGAAGGTGGTGTTGATTGTTTGCAAATTCCTCCTAGGCCATTCTTCTGTGACGATGACTACATCCCGGCAATGGAGTCGCTGTATCTGTCCTCCGAGCTGGAGCTGGCTGCCATCTCCGAGGAGAAAGACGAGGAGAGTATCACTGAGTTGAATTAG
- the LOC4326109 gene encoding rust resistance kinase Lr10 isoform X2 yields MYGPEEAAQTAQCPPFSWGHLKNVSPPFRRHGDPPDCGYKSHELVCSDTKATIRINNATYYVTRIIHWSLFVVVDTDLLNSHNSSCPLPRRQHQPPHERISMAPTSDGVQVIELAPFTNRWAAFVNCSKEITRNVRYKPVACLSTSHSFVYVLTGSESETVYVESLEPSCGYLGMTPLDDRGASINASLSYADVLKYMRKGFAIGISSSSGTYHFDFRACLAESVSIFRQTMVPSSDIYIKNRLLAILLAYGPFWQCIMAPVKLPRVAYEFAIYGTGPAMSILTWIAVLCRFLLAPLVVLTFLSHKYWKARITIDAVEKFLRMQEMLSPMRYGYTDIIAITSHFRDRLGQGSYGTVYKGVLLPGNIHVAVKMLNGNSNCNGEEFISEVSTIGRIHHVNVVRLVGFCSEEMRRALVYEYMPRGSLDKYIFSSDKSFSRDKLNEIALGIARGINYLHQGCDLQILHFDIKPHNILLDKNFVPKVADFGLARLYPRDKSFVPVSAARGTVGYIAPEMISRSFGVISSKSDVYSFGMLLLEMAGGRRNADPNAENSSQAYYPSRVYRQLTRQETGEITAAADMHELEKKLCIVGLWCIQMRSCDRPMMSEVIEMLEGGVDCLQIPPRPFFCDDDYIPAMESLYLSSELELAAISEEKDEESITELN; encoded by the exons ATGTACGGGCCCGAGGAGGCAGCGCAGACAGCGCAGTGTCCTCCCTTCTCCTGGGGCCATCTCAAGAACGTTTCCCCTCCGTTCCGCCGGCACGGCGATCCACCTGATTGCGGCTATAAATCTCACGAGCTGGTTTGCAGCGACACCAAGGCCACAATTCGCATCAACAATGCAACATACTACGTGACTCGCATTATCCATTGGAGCCTTTTCGTCGTCGTTGACACAGACTTGCTGAATTCACATAACAGCAGCTGCCCTCTTCCGCGGCGGCAGCATCAACCTCCACACGAGCGCATATCCATGGCCCCTACCAGTGACGGAGTCCAAGTAATTGAACTGGCCCCTTTTACAAATAGGTGGGCTGCATTTGTGAATTGTTCCAAGGAGATAACGAGGAATGTCAGGTACAAACCCGTCGCTTGCCTGAGCACCAGCCATTCCTTCGTCTACGTGCTGACTGGCTCGGAGTCAGAAACTGTTTATGTTGAGAGCCTAGAGCCTTCTTGTGGGTACCTGGGCATGACACCTCTGGATGACAGGGGAGCGTCTATCAATGCAAGCTTAAGCTATGCTGATGTCCTGAAATACATGAGGAAAGGGTTTGCCATtggaatttcttcttcatcaggGACATATCACTTTGATTTTAGAGCATGCCTGGCAGAGTCCGTTAG CATATTTCGTCAAACAATGGTGCCATCGTCTGATATATACATCAAAAATCGACTTCTAGCAATCCTTTTAGCGTATGGGCCTTTCTGGCAGTGCATAATGGCTCCAGTTAAATTGCCTCGTGTTGCATACGAGTTTGCAATTTACGGAACAGGACCAGCCATGTCCATTCTGACTTGGATTGCAG TACTATGCAGGTTCCTGTTGGCGCCGCTTGTTGTATTAACCTTCCTTTCCCACAAATACTGGAAAGCAAGGATCACAATCGATGCAGTTGAGAAGTTCCTCCGAATGCAAGAGATGCTCAGCCCAATGAGGTATGGCTACACAGACATCATTGCAATCACAAGCCATTTCAGAGACAGGCTAGGCCAAGGAAGCTATGGGACTGTGTATAAAGGCGTATTGCTCCCGGGCAATATCCATGTTGCCGTCAAGATGCTAAATGGCAACTCCAACTGCAACGGAGAAGAGTTCATCAGTGAGGTCTCTACCATTGGCCGGATCCACCATGTCAATGTGGTGCGCCTGGTAGGGTTCTGCTCTGAAGAAATGAGAAGAGCGCTTGTCTACGAGTACATGCCTCGGGGTTCTCTTGACAAGTACATCTTCTCATCCGACAAGAGTTTCTCCAGGGATAAGCTAAATGAAATCGCGTTGGGCATAGCCAGAGGAATCAACTACCTGCATCAGGGGTGTGATCTGCAGATTCTACACTTTGACATCAAGCCACACAACATCCTTCTAGACAAGAACTTTGTTCCAAAAGTTGCAGATTTTGGTCTCGCAAGGCTATACCCAAGGGACAAGAGCTTTGTGCCGGTGAGCGCTGCACGAGGAACAGTAGGTTACATTGCCCCTGAGATGATCTCTCGGAGCTTTGGTGTTATATCAAGCAAGTCCGACGTTTACAGCTTCGGGATGCTACTATTGGAGATGGCCGGAGGAAGAAGGAATGCTGATCCGAATGCAGAGAATTCAAGCCAGGCATACTATCCATCACGAGTGTACCGTCAGCTGACCCGACAAGAAACAGGTGAGatcaccgctgccgccgacaTGCATGAGTTGGAGAAGAAGCTCTGCATCGTTGGATTGTGGTGCATCCAGATGAGGTCTTGTGACCGACCGATGATGAGCGAGGTGATAGAGATGCTTGAAGGTGGTGTTGATTGTTTGCAAATTCCTCCTAGGCCATTCTTCTGTGACGATGACTACATCCCGGCAATGGAGTCGCTGTATCTGTCCTCCGAGCTGGAGCTGGCTGCCATCTCCGAGGAGAAAGACGAGGAGAGTATCACTGAGTTGAATTAG
- the LOC4326110 gene encoding rust resistance kinase Lr10 produces the protein MPGMQLSCSGHDTILDHPVLGSCKVTAIYYRYRVINAILLVESSSNCPLQKLASTNVSTAVYEPQKKDGATIGCEWNGHHCGFSSQRGQAFCQHQGSQVILIAATSSAATLVVLLLMVGTTIYLSLKTRYNEEIHLKVEMFLKTYGTSKPTRYSFSEVKKITRRFREKIGHGGYGNVYKGELPNGVPVAVKMLENSRGDGQEFINEVATIGRIHHANVLRLLGFCSEGTRRTLIYEFMPNDSLEKYIFSQGPNVSREFLVPDKMLDISLGIARGMEYLHQGCNQRILHFDIKPQNILLDYSFNPKISDFGLAKLCARDQSIVTLTAARGTMGYIAPELYSRNFGVISYKSDVYSFGMLVLEMVSGRRNLDPGIDNQHEVYFLEWIYEKVFTGQNLLIGTEMTQDEKYKVRKLAIVALWCIQWNPKNRPSTTQVVNMLTGRLQDLQMPPKPFVSSASESIP, from the exons ATGCCTGGCATGCAGTTGTCATGCTCTGGGCATGATACAATCCTGGATCACCCTGTCTTAGGCTCCTGCAAAGTGACCGCAATATATTACAGGTACCGTGTCATAAATGCCATCCTCCTTGTGGAATCATCATCAAATTGCCCACTTCAGAAGCTCGCTTCAACAAATGTATCAACTGCCGTGTACGAACCTCAAAAGAAAGATGGTGCAACCATA GGGTGTGAGTGGAATGGTCATCACTGCGGATTTAGTTCACAAAGGGGCCAGGCATTCTGCCAGCATCAAG GTTCACAAGTCATCCTCATTGCAG CTACATCCTCAGCAGCCACACTAGTTGTTCTTTTGCTGATGGTGGGCACAACAATCTATCTTTCACTAAAGACAAGATATAATGAAGAGATACATTTGAAGGTCGAAATGTTTCTCAAGACATATGGCACATCGAAACCCACAAGGTATAGTTTCTCTGAAGTTAAGAAGATTACAAGACGGTTCAGGGAAAAGATAGGCCACGGTGGGTATGGAAATGTATACAAGGGTGAGCTACCAAATGGAGTGCCCGTGGCAGTTAAGATGCTAGAAAATTCCAGAGGCGACGGGCAGGAATTCATCAATGAAGTTGCAACCATTGGAAGAATCCACCATGCCAATGTGCTTCGTCTTTTGGGTTTTTGCTCAGAAGGAACAAGACGCACTTTAATTTATGAATTCATGCCAAACGACTCATTGGAGAAATACATATTCTCACAAGGTCCTAACGTGTCACGGGAATTCCTAGTGCCTGACAAGATGCTAGATATCTCTTTAGGCATTGCCCGAGGAATGGAGTACCTACATCAAGGGTGCAATCAACGCATTCTACATTTCGATATCAAGCCTCAGAACATTTTGCTAGATTACAGCTTCAATCCAAAGATTTCAGATTTTGGACTTGCGAAACTGTGTGCAAGGGATCAAAGCATTGTCACACTGACTGCAGCAAGAGGCACAATGGGCTACATTGCACCAGAACTGTATTCTCGGAACTTTGGGGTGATATCTTACAAGTCAGATGTATACAGTTTCGGTATGTTGGTTTTAGAAATGGTGAGTGGAAGAAGGAATCTGGACCCAGGTATTGATAACCAACATgaagtttattttctagaatgGATTTATGAGAAAGTATTCACTGGGCAGAACTTATTGATTGGTACGGAAATGACACAGGATGAAAAATACAAAGTGAGGAAACTGGCAATTGTGGCACTATGGTGCATTCAGTGGAACCCCAAAAACAGGCCATCAACGACCCAGGTGGTTAACATGCTAACAGGAAGGTTGCAGGATCTGCAGATGCCTCCTAAACCATTTGTCTCATCTGCAAGCGAATCTATACcataa